Below is a window of Desmonostoc muscorum LEGE 12446 DNA.
CTGAGTTATTACCCGAAGGTAAAAATTGGCTCAATCAAGGAATTTCTGGCGAAACCAGCAAGGGACTTTTGAAAAGATTGAATATATTTGACCGCACCCAGCCAGAAGTGATTTTTGTCATGATTGGGATTAACGACCTAATTCGCGGGACGAACGACAAGGTTATTTTAGATAATCACCAGCAAATTATGAGTTACCTGCAAAACACACATCCCACAGCCCAAATTGTTGTCCAATCGATTTTGCCGCATAGTGGAGAGGAAGCAACTTGGAAAGGACGAGATAAACTTCTGGCTATTGCCAATAGTCGCATTCGCCGATTGAATGAGCAACTGCAAAGCATATGTGCGAAAAAAGGTGTGAAATTTCTCGATTTATATCCCCTGTTTACCAATACCCAAGGCGATCTTCGGCGCGAATTTACTACTGATGGCTTACACTTAAGTCGTGAAGGCTATATAGTTTGGCGTTCTGCATTGCAGATTTATAGCGACATTGAATTAAAACCCCAACCTCAACGTGTTTCGGCGAGGGAAAACGATAAGAAGTAATATGTTTGAACACAAGTCTGTATAAATCGCGTCTTGGCGCGAGAGAATAAAAAATAGTGGTTTAAGTAGACAAGTCTAATGGATACAAAAGCTTTTAAGCGCACGCTCCAACATTCGGAAAATTACAATCGTAAGGGGTTTGGTCATCAAGCAGAAGTTACCAGCCAGTTGCAATCTGAGTATCAAAGTAACTTGATTCAGGAAATTCGCGATCGCAATTACACCCTGCAACGAGGTAATGTCACCATTCGACTAGCGCAAGCCTTTGGCTTTTGCTGGGGTGTAGAACGTGCTGTGGCTATGGCCTATGAAACCCGTCAACACTTCCCCACAGAACGCATCTGGATTACTAACGAGATTATTCACAACCCTTCTGTTAATCAGCGGATGCAGGAGATGGAAGTAAAATTTATCCCGGTGGAAGCAAATCAAAAAGACTTTTCTGTTGTTGATATTGGTGATGTAGTCATATTACCTGCTTTTGGGGCTAGCGTTCAAGAAATGCAGATACTTCACGAAAAAGGCTGCAAAATTGTTGATACAACTTGCCCTTGGGTATCTAAAGTTTGGAATACAGTAGAAAAGCACAAAAAAGTTGATTATACTTCAATTATTCACGGTAAATATAAGCACGAAGAAACAGTTGCAACGAGTTCCTTTGCTGGCAAGTATTTAATTGTGTTGAATTTGTCAGAAGCGGAATATGTTGCTAACTATATTATGAACGGTGGAAACCGTGAAGAATTTCTGAAAAAATTTGCCAAAGCTTCTTCCCCAGGATTTGATCCCGATCGCGATTTAGAAAGAGTCGGTATTGCTAACCAAACTACCATGCTTAAAGGTGAAACCGAGCAAATCGGCAAGCTTTTTGAGCGTACTATGTTGCAAAAGTATGGTCCTACCGAATTAAATCAGCATTTCCAAAGCTTCAACACTATTTGTGACGCCACCCAAGAACGGCAAGATGCAATGTTGGAGTTGGTGGAAGATAAATTAGATTTAATGGTAGTAATTGGTGGGTTTAATTCCTCAAATACTACTCAATTGCAACAAATTGCTTTTGAGAGAAGAATTCCTTCTTATCACATTGATATTGTTGAACGTATTCAATCAGCAAATTCGATTGAACATCGGCAATTAAATGGACAATTAATCATTACAGAAAACTGGCTACCAGATGGAGAAATTGTTGTGGGAATTACTTCTGGTGCTTCCACCCCAGATAAGGTAGTAGAAGATGTAATTGAAAAGATTTTCGCTTTGAAATCAACAGCAGCGCTGGTGTAAAAGGGACTGGGGATTGGGCATGGGGAGATGAGTGAGTGTGGGGAGATTATAAAAAAACTTCCCATCCTTGCCACACTTCCAATGCTCAATGGCCAATACTTCGACTTCGCGGTTCCTGAGCGTAGTCGAAGGACAGTACAAGTGCCCAATGCCCAACAGGACACAAATTAGCATGACAGAGAAATGGCTTTCTATCGTCGGTATTGGAGAAGATGGGTTAGAGGGGTTAAGTGCGATCGCTCTTTCCCTAATCGCTCAAGCTAAAGTAATTGTAGGAG
It encodes the following:
- a CDS encoding SGNH/GDSL hydrolase family protein, with product MSTSVKTFPIWAFFSLLTNGVLLLAVILLIWQQQKLTDFFGIVTSPDQINLNNSDPVVTPDLGRRHQLTYQQWVDILKQEAKVAADRRPVRLTILAGDSLSLWFPTELLPEGKNWLNQGISGETSKGLLKRLNIFDRTQPEVIFVMIGINDLIRGTNDKVILDNHQQIMSYLQNTHPTAQIVVQSILPHSGEEATWKGRDKLLAIANSRIRRLNEQLQSICAKKGVKFLDLYPLFTNTQGDLRREFTTDGLHLSREGYIVWRSALQIYSDIELKPQPQRVSARENDKK
- a CDS encoding 4-hydroxy-3-methylbut-2-enyl diphosphate reductase; protein product: MDTKAFKRTLQHSENYNRKGFGHQAEVTSQLQSEYQSNLIQEIRDRNYTLQRGNVTIRLAQAFGFCWGVERAVAMAYETRQHFPTERIWITNEIIHNPSVNQRMQEMEVKFIPVEANQKDFSVVDIGDVVILPAFGASVQEMQILHEKGCKIVDTTCPWVSKVWNTVEKHKKVDYTSIIHGKYKHEETVATSSFAGKYLIVLNLSEAEYVANYIMNGGNREEFLKKFAKASSPGFDPDRDLERVGIANQTTMLKGETEQIGKLFERTMLQKYGPTELNQHFQSFNTICDATQERQDAMLELVEDKLDLMVVIGGFNSSNTTQLQQIAFERRIPSYHIDIVERIQSANSIEHRQLNGQLIITENWLPDGEIVVGITSGASTPDKVVEDVIEKIFALKSTAALV